The Oncorhynchus nerka isolate Pitt River linkage group LG24, Oner_Uvic_2.0, whole genome shotgun sequence genome has a window encoding:
- the LOC115107375 gene encoding uncharacterized protein LOC115107375 — MFMFTPNREMSLSKDWDAARVAFEEALRESYRTALQFQHVADQKERAAKRQSPAPATSLVPVQWIERDRRGNIIHQRPGLRRPQAMFPVPVPILLQYHAPAPIPTRFRLPDAGPTGADGEFHGARLSRNPKGDLGREADKSWGKGLRQWWTACSLLKNVKRLKETTSLLEEKRAELDINHAVIQEWVAEVQQWPEATLQDSQTGQTRHLQKKTEGLDSVRQRKHYLYRWTGKPQQQYDLKHIINQAVKLICERKCISHAHQTMLMIKCRHDLCYQLI, encoded by the exons ATGTTTATGTTCACACCAAATAGAGAAATGAGCTTGAGCAAAGACTGGGATGCGGCACGGGTGGCATTTGAGGAGGCTCTTCGAGAAAGCTATCGCACAGCATTACAATTTCAACATGTAGCT GATCAGAAAGAGCGAGCTGCAAAGCGACAGTCACCTGCTCCTGCCACAAGCCTTGTCCCTGTCCAatggatagagagggacagaagaggCAACATAATTCACCAGAGACCTGGACTAAGAAGGCCTCAAGCCATG TTTCCAGTACCAGTACCCATACTCCTGCAGTACCATGCTCCTGCACCTATCCCCACAAGATTCAG ACTCCCTGATGCAGGACCTACAGGAGCTGATGGGGAGTTTCATGGGGCCAGATTGTCACGTAACCCCAAAGGTGACTTGGGCAGAGAGGCAGACAAAAGTTGGGGGAAAGGATTGAGGCAATGGTGGACAGCATGCTCTCTGCTGAAG AATGTCAAAAGACTGAAAGAGACGACCAGCCTCCTTGAAGAAAAGCGGGCAGAGCTGGACATCAACCACGCTGTGATTCAGGAGTGGGTTGCTGAGGTCCAGCAGTGGCCTGAAG CCACACTTCAGGATAGTCAGACAGGGCAGACACGGCATCTCCAGAAGAAGACTGAGGGGCTTGACAGTGTGAGACAGAGGAAACACTACCTCTACCGTTGGACAGGTAAGCCCCAACAACAATATGACCTCAAACACATTATTAATCAAGCAGTAAAACTGATTTGTGAAAGAAAATGCATTAGTCATGCACATCAGACGATGTTGATGATCAAATGTAGGCATGACCTATGTTATCAATTGATCTAA